In Pseudoalteromonas carrageenovora IAM 12662, the following proteins share a genomic window:
- the hfq gene encoding RNA chaperone Hfq, with protein sequence MAKGQSLQDPFLNALRRERIPVSIFLVNGIKLQGKIQSFDQFVILLENTVNQMVYKHAISTVVPARAVNFQGVQGDESTEEPEAGNF encoded by the coding sequence ATGGCAAAAGGCCAATCGTTACAAGACCCATTTTTGAATGCACTACGTCGTGAGCGCATTCCAGTATCAATCTTTTTGGTAAATGGCATAAAATTACAAGGTAAAATTCAGTCATTTGACCAATTTGTTATTTTACTTGAAAACACCGTAAACCAAATGGTGTATAAGCATGCAATTTCAACAGTTGTACCTGCTCGCGCAGTCAACTTCCAAGGTGTTCAAGGGGATGAGAGCACTGAAGAACCAGAAGCTGGAAACTTTTAA
- the hflX gene encoding ribosome rescue GTPase HflX produces MFDRYESGEQAILVHIDLPKDGDREDLHELEMLVSSAGVSSLAVVQGSRQAPHPKLFVGTGKAEEIAEIVKIHNADVVIFNHQLSPSQERNLERVCQCRVLDRTTLILDIFAQRARTHEGKLQVELAQLRHMSTRLIRGWTHLERQKGGIGLRGPGETQLETDRRLLRARIKNIRARLAKVAVQREQGRRARTRNEIPTVSLVGYTNAGKSTLFNRITDSDVYAADQLFATLDPTLRKLDIGDVGSVILADTVGFIRHLPHDLVAAFKATLTETREADLQLHVIDVADPRRKENIEQVQSVLKEIEADEVPQLLIYNKIDALDDVSPRIDRDDEGQPIRVWLSAQTGEGCELLSEAISDLLAKQMFSETLLLAPMYGRLRASLFTLNAVHEERFDEQGNWLLDVRMPMVEWNRLIKEFGPEIAGFINRN; encoded by the coding sequence TTGTTTGACCGCTATGAATCCGGCGAACAGGCAATTTTAGTACATATCGACTTACCTAAAGATGGCGATCGTGAAGATCTTCATGAATTGGAAATGTTGGTATCTTCTGCTGGTGTTAGTAGTTTGGCGGTTGTGCAAGGCAGCCGTCAAGCACCACATCCGAAACTATTCGTCGGTACCGGTAAAGCAGAAGAAATAGCTGAAATTGTCAAAATCCACAATGCAGATGTCGTCATATTTAATCATCAATTAAGTCCGTCTCAGGAACGCAATTTAGAGCGCGTTTGCCAATGCCGTGTACTTGATAGAACGACACTTATTCTTGATATTTTTGCCCAAAGAGCCCGTACTCACGAAGGTAAGCTTCAAGTTGAGCTTGCTCAATTACGCCATATGTCAACCCGACTTATTCGTGGTTGGACTCACCTTGAAAGACAAAAAGGTGGTATAGGTTTACGCGGACCAGGTGAAACTCAGTTAGAAACAGATAGACGCTTATTACGTGCGAGAATTAAAAACATTCGCGCTCGATTGGCAAAAGTAGCTGTACAACGTGAGCAGGGCAGACGTGCGCGTACGCGCAATGAAATTCCGACTGTGTCGTTGGTTGGTTACACTAATGCGGGTAAATCAACGCTATTTAATCGAATCACCGATTCTGACGTGTATGCAGCCGATCAATTGTTTGCAACACTGGACCCAACACTACGTAAGCTGGATATAGGCGATGTAGGCTCAGTAATTTTAGCTGATACAGTGGGATTTATACGCCATTTACCACATGATTTAGTCGCTGCCTTTAAAGCAACACTTACCGAAACGCGAGAGGCCGACTTACAGTTACATGTTATTGATGTGGCAGACCCCCGTCGTAAAGAAAATATTGAACAAGTTCAGTCGGTGCTTAAAGAAATTGAAGCCGATGAAGTTCCTCAATTACTTATTTACAATAAAATTGACGCACTTGATGATGTTAGTCCGAGAATTGATCGGGATGACGAAGGGCAGCCTATAAGAGTATGGTTGTCTGCACAAACAGGTGAAGGATGTGAGTTACTAAGTGAGGCGATTAGCGACTTATTAGCTAAGCAAATGTTTAGTGAAACGTTATTGCTAGCCCCTATGTACGGACGCTTAAGAGCTTCATTATTTACGCTAAATGCGGTGCATGAAGAGCGTTTTGATGAGCAGGGTAATTGGCTTTTAGATGTCAGAATGCCAATGGTTGAGTGGAATCGTTTAATCAAAGAATTTGGTCCTGAAATTGCTGGTTTTATCAACCGTAATTAA
- the miaA gene encoding tRNA (adenosine(37)-N6)-dimethylallyltransferase MiaA has translation MSNLPVIFLMGPTAAGKTALAISLCEHLNTEIISVDSALVYKGMDIGTAKPDAEELARAPHHLIDLLDPSETYSVADFRRDAVQKIDEFHQQGKVPVLVGGTMMYFKALIDGLSPLPEADATIRAELEAQANEHGWPHLYKELVKVDPQAAEKISENDSQRINRALEVYRITGKTMTELQKQKQPALPYTFHQFAIAPQQRCELHSRIEERFKIMIDQGFENEVSTLYLRKDLHPNMPSIRCVGYRQMWDYLAGETNHDEMVFRGIAATRQLAKRQLTWLRSWPDVTWLTTGDEENLHRVVSSLS, from the coding sequence TTGAGTAATTTACCGGTCATATTTTTAATGGGCCCAACCGCTGCTGGAAAAACAGCATTGGCAATTTCGTTGTGTGAGCATTTAAATACTGAAATTATCAGCGTCGATTCAGCGTTAGTGTATAAAGGTATGGATATTGGCACCGCAAAACCGGACGCTGAAGAACTCGCTCGTGCTCCGCATCATTTAATTGATTTGCTTGATCCGAGCGAAACCTACTCGGTGGCTGATTTTAGACGAGATGCAGTACAAAAAATTGATGAATTTCATCAACAAGGTAAAGTACCTGTACTTGTAGGCGGTACAATGATGTACTTTAAGGCGCTAATTGATGGTTTATCGCCATTACCAGAAGCTGATGCAACTATTCGAGCAGAACTTGAAGCGCAAGCTAATGAACATGGCTGGCCTCATTTATATAAAGAATTAGTTAAAGTTGACCCGCAAGCAGCCGAAAAAATAAGTGAGAATGATTCACAAAGAATTAATCGGGCTCTAGAGGTTTACCGTATAACAGGTAAAACAATGACTGAGTTGCAAAAGCAAAAGCAGCCAGCTTTACCTTATACTTTTCATCAATTTGCTATTGCGCCACAGCAGCGCTGCGAATTACATAGCAGAATTGAAGAAAGGTTTAAAATAATGATTGATCAGGGGTTTGAAAATGAAGTTTCGACCCTATATCTACGTAAGGATTTACACCCCAATATGCCTTCTATTCGTTGTGTAGGTTATAGACAAATGTGGGATTACCTTGCGGGTGAAACAAACCATGATGAAATGGTTTTTCGCGGCATCGCAGCAACGCGTCAATTGGCAAAGCGTCAGTTAACGTGGCTACGCAGTTGGCCTGATGTTACTTGGTTAACAACAGGTGATGAAGAAAACTTGCATCGTGTAGTAAGTTCGCTAAGCTAG